In one window of Carassius auratus strain Wakin chromosome 28, ASM336829v1, whole genome shotgun sequence DNA:
- the LOC113046528 gene encoding interferon-induced protein 44-like gives MGGSGSTPQSEKPAPPPPSPEFAKPWRETPWDNKGLLEKNLRELKLSDSNVKYIRILLAGQVGAGKSSFINSVNSVFQRRITTEAIADNAGAGGTSFTKTVSI, from the exons ATGGGAGGATCAGGATCAACACCCCAATCTGAAAAACctgcaccaccaccaccatcaccag AATTTGCTAAACCATGGAGGGAAACACCCTGGGA CAATAAAGGACTTTTGGAGAAAAACCTGAGGGAGCTTAAGCTGAGCGATTCAAATGTTAAGTACATCAGGATCTTGCTAGCTGGACAAGTGGGAGCAGGAAAATCCAGCTTCATCAACTCAGTCAATAGTGTTTTTCAAAGAAGAATCACAACAGAAGCTATTGCTGATAATGCTGGTGCGGGTGGTACGAGTTTTACAAAAACAGTGAGTATATGA